ttatgtatttcaTGTTATGTAAGATGACTAAAagactaaattaaattaatgtataAGAAGAAGCAGTTTAAATCAGCAATGAAAGCAAAGTTCTTTATAATGCTACCCCAATCAAACTGTCATAAATGAGAACAAATAAAAGTGCGATTTCATGCTTCAATATTGCTACCTAGTGCAACCGAAAAGAGTTCATTAACGGGCGAAAACTGAAGAACACCAATATCAGTAGCGAAACCGGTAACAGGCAACTTAAGATCTCGCAGAACAGTGAAAGCTTCAGCCATTCGACCTTTAGGCAATTCTTCAGCAACAGAACAATAAGGTATCCAAGAATCAGGATGATACTCATCACCAATTTCAACACCTTCCTTCTTAAGAGCTTCAAACAGCTGAGAATGAAACTGAAGCAAAGCAGTAGTTGGAGTTGGTGCAATAAAGAGAACATTGTTATCATTTGGAAGACTACCAATTGACGAGaaagaaattgaaattgattcCTTGTTAGCTAGAGATTTCACAACGTTTATAAGCTTTGAAGGCTCAACGTAGGGAGTTGAAAACAGCGTGATGTGTGGCCTAGATGAAATCTCGATTAGTTGAGTACTGATTTGACGACGAGCCAATACGTTCCATGATTTCAATACCTGATTCTCTAGAGCTGGATCGAAGTAAAGCTCGATTGCAAATCCTTGTGACATAATTTGAATCCGAATTCTGTAGAGAAGACGAAGAACAAATTCAGATTCAGGGATCTTACGATTTTGATTTGAATCGAAAACCTAGAAACATAGAATGAGTTGAAAAACCCTAGGAGATGAAAATCGAGAGGATTAAGAGTTTAACATTGGTAAAGGCGAATCGAGAATTGGAGA
This is a stretch of genomic DNA from Impatiens glandulifera chromosome 4, dImpGla2.1, whole genome shotgun sequence. It encodes these proteins:
- the LOC124933487 gene encoding uncharacterized protein LOC124933487, which encodes MSQGFAIELYFDPALENQVLKSWNVLARRQISTQLIEISSRPHITLFSTPYVEPSKLINVVKSLANKESISISFSSIGSLPNDNNVLFIAPTPTTALLQFHSQLFEALKKEGVEIGDEYHPDSWIPYCSVAEELPKGRMAEAFTVLRDLKLPVTGFATDIGVLQFSPVNELFSVALGSNIEA